A window of the Dickeya dianthicola NCPPB 453 genome harbors these coding sequences:
- the mtnC gene encoding acireductone synthase: MIHAIVTDIEGTTSDIRFVHNVLFPYARARLADAVAQAERDPEIAAALVTLRQELGQPDATTAQLLAALNQFMDEDRKSPALKRLQGIIWRGGYRHGDFRGHVYDDVAPQLRAWREQDIALCVYSSGSVEAQHLLFGHSDAGDLRPLFSDYFDTRVGAKRETASYHNIARIIGLPASELLFLSDIRQELDAAEQAGWHTCQLIRDDADAESHHRQVNRFDQIDLPRYQAC; encoded by the coding sequence ATGATCCACGCGATTGTTACCGATATTGAAGGCACCACCAGCGATATTCGCTTTGTACACAACGTGTTGTTCCCGTACGCCCGCGCGCGTCTGGCCGACGCGGTGGCGCAGGCGGAGCGCGACCCGGAGATTGCCGCGGCGCTGGTGACGCTGCGTCAGGAACTGGGGCAGCCGGACGCCACGACCGCGCAGCTGCTGGCGGCGCTCAACCAGTTTATGGATGAAGACCGCAAATCGCCGGCGCTGAAGCGGTTGCAAGGCATCATCTGGCGCGGCGGTTATCGTCACGGCGATTTTCGCGGTCATGTCTATGACGACGTGGCGCCGCAACTGCGTGCCTGGCGTGAGCAGGATATCGCGCTGTGTGTCTACTCGTCCGGGTCGGTGGAAGCACAGCATCTGTTGTTTGGTCACAGCGACGCCGGCGATTTGCGGCCGCTGTTCAGCGACTATTTTGATACCCGCGTCGGCGCCAAGCGCGAGACGGCGTCGTACCACAATATCGCTCGTATCATCGGGCTGCCCGCCAGTGAATTGCTATTCCTGTCCGATATTCGTCAGGAACTGGACGCTGCCGAACAGGCGGGCTGGCATACCTGCCAGCTGATTCGCGATGACGCCGATGCCGAAAGCCATCATCGCCAGGTAAACCGTTTTGATCAGATTGATCTGCCTCGCTATCAGGCGTGCTAA
- a CDS encoding methylthioribulose 1-phosphate dehydratase — protein MSETPQLAALVAACRWIGEKGWCPATGGNMSVRLDERQCLITESGKDKGSLSAQDFLLVDIATNHVPSGRTPSAETGLHTLLYRLFPAVGAVLHTHSVNATVLSRVEKRAALVLEGYEMQKSLSGQRSHLDQVAIPIFDNDQDIPALAARVAARHEAAALRYGFLVRGHGLYCWGNDVKEARRHLEGLEFLFQCELQRRLLETQ, from the coding sequence ATGAGTGAGACTCCACAACTGGCCGCGCTGGTGGCGGCCTGCCGCTGGATCGGCGAGAAAGGTTGGTGCCCGGCGACGGGCGGCAACATGTCCGTTCGCCTTGATGAACGGCAGTGCCTGATTACCGAATCCGGCAAAGACAAAGGCAGCCTGAGCGCGCAGGATTTCCTGCTGGTCGATATCGCCACCAATCACGTCCCGAGCGGGCGCACGCCGTCGGCGGAAACCGGGCTGCATACGCTGCTCTACCGGTTGTTCCCGGCAGTGGGTGCGGTGCTGCATACCCATTCGGTCAACGCGACGGTGTTGTCTCGGGTGGAGAAACGCGCCGCGCTGGTGCTGGAAGGCTACGAAATGCAGAAGTCGCTGAGCGGCCAGCGTAGCCATCTGGATCAGGTGGCGATCCCGATTTTCGATAACGATCAGGATATTCCGGCACTGGCGGCGCGGGTGGCGGCCCGTCATGAGGCGGCGGCGCTGCGCTACGGCTTTCTGGTGCGCGGGCACGGCCTGTACTGCTGGGGAAATGATGTAAAGGAAGCTCGCCGCCATCTGGAAGGGCTGGAATTCCTGTTCCAGTGCGAACTGCAACGACGCTTGCTGGAGACGCAATGA
- a CDS encoding pyridoxal phosphate-dependent aminotransferase codes for MNAALIPDSKLPSLGTTIFTQMSALAQQHRAINLSQGFPDFDGPDYLKQRLAYHVSQSANQYAPMTGVAPLRQAIAEKTATLYGWQPDADSEVTVTAGATEALFAAISALVRPGDEVVCFDPSYDSYAPAVQLAGGVLKRIALQPPAFRVDWAAFGALLSDRTRLVIVNTPHNPSATVWQQENFRRLWQAIASRHIYVLSDEVYEHICFAADGHASVLAHPELRQRAIAVSSFGKTYHMTGWKVGYCVAPAPISAELRKVHQYLTFSVNTPAQLAIADMLQHQAQHWRELPDFYRAKRDRFVNALAASRLEILPCEGTYFLLADYRAISTQDDVSFCRWLTEHVGVAAIPLSVFCDAPFPHTLIRLCFAKQESTLDAAAERLCQL; via the coding sequence ATGAACGCCGCACTGATCCCCGACAGCAAACTCCCTTCCCTCGGCACCACCATTTTTACCCAGATGAGCGCACTGGCGCAGCAGCACCGGGCTATCAACCTGTCGCAAGGCTTTCCGGATTTTGACGGCCCCGACTACCTGAAACAGCGCCTGGCTTATCACGTCAGTCAGAGCGCCAATCAGTACGCGCCGATGACCGGCGTGGCGCCGCTGCGTCAGGCGATTGCGGAAAAAACCGCGACGCTTTACGGCTGGCAGCCGGACGCCGATAGCGAAGTCACGGTCACCGCCGGCGCTACCGAGGCACTGTTCGCCGCCATCAGCGCGCTGGTGCGGCCGGGCGATGAAGTTGTCTGTTTTGATCCCAGCTACGACAGCTACGCGCCGGCGGTGCAGTTGGCCGGCGGCGTACTGAAGCGGATCGCCCTGCAACCGCCGGCGTTTCGCGTCGATTGGGCCGCTTTCGGCGCGCTGCTGAGCGACCGCACCCGGCTGGTGATCGTCAACACGCCACACAATCCGTCCGCCACCGTCTGGCAGCAGGAAAATTTCCGCCGGCTGTGGCAGGCCATCGCCAGCCGCCACATCTATGTGCTGAGCGACGAAGTGTACGAACACATCTGTTTTGCCGCCGACGGTCACGCCAGCGTGCTGGCGCACCCGGAACTGCGCCAGCGGGCCATCGCCGTGTCCTCCTTCGGCAAAACCTATCACATGACCGGCTGGAAAGTGGGTTATTGCGTCGCCCCGGCGCCAATCAGCGCCGAGCTGCGTAAAGTGCATCAATACCTGACGTTTTCCGTCAACACGCCGGCCCAGTTGGCGATTGCCGACATGTTGCAGCATCAGGCGCAGCACTGGCGTGAGCTACCCGATTTTTATCGCGCCAAACGCGACCGGTTTGTTAACGCGCTGGCGGCCAGCCGACTGGAGATTCTGCCCTGCGAAGGCACTTACTTCCTGTTGGCGGACTATCGCGCCATTTCCACGCAGGATGACGTCAGTTTCTGCCGCTGGCTCACGGAACACGTCGGCGTAGCGGCGATCCCGCTGTCTGTTTTCTGTGACGCCCCCTTCCCTCATACGCTGATTCGGTTATGCTTTGCCAAACAGGAATCAACCCTGGATGCGGCGGCGGAGCGTTTATGTCAACTTTAA
- a CDS encoding amidohydrolase, whose amino-acid sequence MSTLKVTLLQQPLVWMNGPANLSHFDGLLSEITDRDLIVLPEMFTTGFAMEAAKSSLEQPVVEAWLKQWAQRNNALVGGSVAVQTGKGAVNRFLLADPQGRVYQYDKRHLFRMAGEHEYYQSGQTREIVEWRGWRILPLICYDLRFPVWSRNRQDYDLALYVANWPAPRAQHWKTLLAARAIENQAYVAGCNRVGTDGNGHRYQGDSLIIDAQGAILASAPEHQPARLDAELSLETLQSYREAFPAWRDADKFGL is encoded by the coding sequence ATGTCAACTTTAAAGGTTACCCTGTTACAACAACCGTTGGTGTGGATGAATGGTCCTGCCAACCTGAGCCATTTTGACGGTCTGTTAAGCGAGATTACCGACCGCGACCTGATCGTGTTGCCGGAAATGTTCACCACCGGTTTTGCGATGGAGGCGGCCAAAAGCAGCCTGGAACAACCGGTGGTGGAAGCCTGGTTGAAACAGTGGGCGCAGCGCAACAATGCGCTGGTGGGCGGCAGCGTGGCGGTGCAGACCGGCAAAGGCGCGGTCAACCGTTTTCTGCTGGCCGACCCGCAGGGGCGGGTGTACCAGTACGACAAACGCCACCTGTTCCGCATGGCGGGCGAGCATGAGTATTACCAGTCAGGTCAGACGCGGGAAATCGTGGAATGGCGCGGCTGGCGTATTCTGCCGCTAATCTGCTACGACTTGCGCTTTCCGGTGTGGTCCCGCAATCGTCAGGATTACGATCTGGCGCTGTACGTCGCCAACTGGCCGGCACCGCGCGCGCAGCACTGGAAAACCCTGCTGGCGGCGCGGGCGATTGAAAATCAGGCGTATGTGGCGGGCTGCAACCGCGTCGGCACCGACGGCAACGGCCACCGCTATCAGGGCGACAGCCTGATTATCGACGCACAGGGTGCAATTCTGGCTTCGGCCCCCGAGCATCAGCCTGCGCGTCTTGACGCCGAGCTGTCGTTGGAAACACTGCAAAGCTATCGTGAAGCCTTCCCCGCCTGGCGCGACGCCGACAAATTCGGTTTGTAA